One Planctomycetaceae bacterium DNA window includes the following coding sequences:
- a CDS encoding sugar phosphate isomerase/epimerase family protein codes for MTFNRREFLAAAIAATAVQSGINSRGISAAEPPVRTGAPLLKLSLAAYSFNKLLPRRGTADQIAAAKMKLEDFIHYCAEQGLGATELTGYYFPKDVTSEYLLSVRQLTHRLGLAISGTAIGNDFCLPEGEARQNQLAECREWIDYAAIMGAPCIRIFAGKVPKGDSEDAAIERCAAGINESLEYAAAKGVFLAMENHGGITSTPDQMMKIIDKVKDSPWFGVNFDSGNFRTDDPYRDLEKIAPWAVNAQIKVAIAPDGGPKQPADLPRIVDILKKSGYRGYVAFEYEESEPPHETIPVYLRQLQDLMA; via the coding sequence ATGACTTTTAACCGCAGAGAATTTCTGGCAGCCGCCATTGCAGCCACCGCCGTGCAGTCCGGAATCAATTCCAGGGGGATCTCGGCTGCAGAGCCACCCGTTCGAACCGGAGCGCCACTGCTCAAACTGAGTCTGGCTGCGTACTCTTTCAACAAACTGCTGCCGCGACGAGGTACGGCTGATCAGATCGCTGCGGCGAAAATGAAGCTGGAAGACTTTATTCATTACTGCGCTGAACAGGGGCTGGGGGCGACGGAACTGACAGGCTACTATTTTCCGAAGGATGTCACGTCGGAGTATCTACTGAGCGTCAGACAACTAACGCATCGACTGGGTCTGGCAATTTCCGGCACAGCGATCGGAAATGACTTCTGTCTGCCCGAAGGTGAAGCCCGACAGAATCAATTGGCAGAATGCCGCGAATGGATCGACTATGCCGCCATCATGGGGGCACCGTGCATTCGCATTTTCGCCGGAAAAGTCCCCAAAGGTGATTCTGAAGACGCAGCCATCGAAAGGTGTGCCGCGGGAATCAATGAGTCACTGGAGTATGCGGCTGCCAAAGGCGTCTTTCTCGCGATGGAAAACCATGGTGGTATTACATCGACTCCCGATCAGATGATGAAGATTATCGACAAAGTGAAGGACAGCCCCTGGTTTGGTGTGAACTTTGACAGCGGCAACTTCCGGACAGATGATCCTTATCGAGATCTCGAAAAAATTGCACCGTGGGCAGTGAATGCACAAATCAAGGTTGCGATTGCTCCCGACGGTGGCCCAAAACAGCCTGCTGATTTGCCTCGGATCGTCGACATCCTCAAGAAGTCGGGATACCGAGGTTACGTTGCGTTCGAATACGAAGAGTCAGAACCGCCCCATGAAACAATCCCGGTTTATTTGCGACAGCTGCAGGATCTGATGGCTTAA